A genomic segment from Candidatus Brocadia sinica JPN1 encodes:
- a CDS encoding NAD-dependent epimerase/dehydratase family protein — MILVTGAAGFVGYHLVNALAGQQKRVRCLVRNEPAKINICDKHIEVIQGDIRDKKVIDSAVKGARQVVHLAAVIQSPDPEVVCQVNVEGTRNLVESSRQYGVEQFVFFSTLNAVLPVKNHYSKSKEKAEDIVRKSGLNFTILRPSVIYGNGDDGTIARLVHAVKNRKIIYLLGNGKYKLQPVYIDDVIKAICETLNNLCQFKDRTLFLVGKEIVSYTGLVDVISEIIGVKKYKCYIPLSVIDIIIKVFSLFSKKGIQLEDKLKTYPHDKIIVDKLLQKDIFPLQVTPLKEGLSRYIAN; from the coding sequence ATGATTTTAGTAACAGGCGCCGCCGGGTTCGTAGGTTATCATCTTGTTAATGCCCTGGCGGGACAGCAGAAAAGGGTTCGTTGTTTGGTCAGAAATGAACCGGCAAAAATAAATATTTGCGATAAACACATTGAGGTCATTCAAGGGGACATAAGGGACAAGAAGGTAATAGATAGCGCTGTAAAAGGGGCGCGGCAGGTTGTGCATCTGGCAGCGGTCATACAAAGCCCTGATCCGGAAGTTGTTTGCCAGGTTAATGTAGAGGGAACCCGAAATTTAGTTGAGTCAAGTAGACAATACGGTGTCGAACAATTTGTGTTTTTTAGCACACTTAATGCCGTGTTGCCTGTAAAAAACCACTATTCAAAGTCTAAGGAAAAAGCCGAAGACATTGTTCGGAAATCCGGATTGAATTTTACTATCTTACGGCCATCTGTTATTTACGGCAACGGGGATGACGGAACTATTGCAAGGCTCGTACATGCTGTTAAAAACAGAAAAATAATTTATCTCCTGGGAAATGGAAAATATAAACTTCAACCTGTTTATATTGATGATGTAATAAAAGCAATCTGTGAGACGTTAAACAATTTGTGCCAGTTCAAAGACAGGACGCTGTTTTTGGTGGGGAAGGAAATCGTTTCTTATACCGGGCTTGTTGATGTAATTTCTGAGATTATTGGTGTTAAAAAATATAAATGCTACATCCCTCTATCGGTTATAGATATTATAATAAAAGTATTTTCGCTGTTTTCCAAAAAAGGGATTCAACTCGAAGATAAGCTAAAAACGTATCCCCATGATAAAATAATAGTTGATAAATTGTTGCAAAAGGATATTTTTCCGTTACAGGTGACACCATTAAAAGAAGGTCTTTCCAGGTATATTGCTAATTAA
- a CDS encoding FG-GAP-like repeat-containing protein, protein MKKFTLLAVTLMLSLIFNFIVESKVNGEAPGTPANLEATAGSGMVNLSWDSVAGATDYNIYFSRHPGINKSHWRDLAGMRISRNTSPYQLTGLNNGTTYYFVVTAKNLSGESLSSTEVSAIPSTSLVSPVQFNDISVISGLEQTTKQAFGNPLLGDINNDGNLDIVDPHHGGSPSLYQNKGDETFTNIINSSGINTDYIDRHGYGLGDYDNDGNLDLFIGINIHGDQLWKGDGTGKFTNVTNETGIDKISPHARAISLADYDNDGYLDLFESFEGSAGVGVVYKNDKGSYFHDVTDSIGLANSFNIVQSVADYDNDGDMDYFSGGYGKDKLYRNNGNGTYSLNSSFIVKNENVLCRGVAWGDYNNDGFVDLYVSRGNNDYHETLFWDQTKIVFSFTKFTDPGEVTFRCDSGSTITFDLLIGNRLKPASVYIGSEKRNPSQIPFNLSSDEVTGTPVINTGQEDAFFVWKEDTDNVWHIQWTEATNAIGPGFWGHIVSDGNFSQVKTNSLTLLTNYKSTLYRNNGDGSFTDVTEESRTGHIGNNGGAAWGDFDNDGYLDLYVVDASDILGNRTNTLYRNLGDGTFEDITETAGVGAADAVGRHYGASWGDLNNDGNLDLFLSNGFGWGFPLSNGKAILYKNPGNGNNWIKIKLVGTKSNRSGIGARVVLNTSQGIQTRQLNGNGGEVYSQGVSPLHFGLGNISVVDTINIFWPSGAVQTLSQISANQELTTVETNINDSMVAHYPFDEGAGAIATDASGNGNDGAVNGAAWTTGKSGNGLSFDGINDYVSISRMNHEEISIAAWFYKNANDATGVDAIFGGYGWNPSLQLREGFDVRFYKTAPDTLQFILVTQDGSGNKTQKTAIKDLVNSVGGWYHVVGTYNKATGKQMLYVNGQLANTRTHPAGNTVVPLTLYSNMRIGHTGFNGYFNGTIDDVRIYKRALTDQEVQDLYNAL, encoded by the coding sequence ATGAAAAAATTCACTTTATTGGCTGTTACATTAATGCTGTCGTTGATTTTTAATTTTATTGTGGAATCGAAGGTCAATGGCGAGGCGCCAGGAACTCCTGCTAACCTTGAGGCGACGGCTGGAAGCGGCATGGTTAACCTCTCATGGGACAGTGTTGCTGGAGCAACCGATTATAACATATATTTTTCAAGACACCCTGGAATAAATAAATCACATTGGAGAGATCTTGCAGGAATGCGAATAAGTCGAAACACATCACCCTATCAACTAACAGGTCTTAACAATGGAACAACGTATTATTTCGTTGTTACTGCAAAAAATTTGTCTGGTGAAAGCTTATCATCAACTGAAGTTTCTGCAATCCCGTCGACATCTCTGGTTAGTCCGGTTCAATTTAACGATATTTCAGTGATCTCCGGGTTAGAACAGACTACAAAGCAAGCATTTGGAAATCCTTTGCTGGGAGATATCAACAATGATGGCAATTTGGATATTGTAGACCCCCATCACGGCGGGAGTCCTTCGCTTTACCAGAATAAGGGGGATGAAACATTCACGAATATAATTAACAGCTCAGGTATAAATACTGATTATATTGATAGACATGGATATGGCTTGGGCGATTATGATAACGACGGGAATCTGGATTTGTTCATTGGTATAAATATACATGGTGACCAGCTTTGGAAAGGAGATGGTACAGGCAAATTTACAAATGTTACAAATGAGACAGGTATTGATAAGATATCTCCTCATGCACGTGCAATAAGTTTAGCAGATTATGACAATGACGGTTATTTAGATTTGTTTGAATCTTTTGAAGGGAGTGCTGGTGTCGGTGTAGTATATAAAAATGACAAAGGTAGTTATTTTCACGATGTTACGGATTCAATTGGACTAGCCAATTCATTTAATATAGTACAGTCTGTTGCGGATTATGACAATGATGGCGATATGGATTATTTTTCTGGTGGTTATGGCAAAGATAAATTATATCGTAATAATGGAAATGGCACTTATAGTTTGAATAGTTCTTTTATTGTCAAAAATGAAAATGTCCTTTGTCGAGGTGTTGCGTGGGGCGATTACAACAACGACGGATTCGTTGACCTTTATGTTTCCAGAGGTAATAATGATTATCATGAAACACTGTTTTGGGATCAAACAAAGATTGTCTTTAGTTTCACAAAATTTACTGATCCTGGCGAAGTAACCTTCCGATGTGATTCGGGCAGTACGATAACTTTTGATTTGCTCATAGGAAATAGATTAAAACCCGCTTCTGTCTACATAGGAAGTGAAAAAAGGAATCCCTCTCAAATTCCTTTCAATCTGAGTTCCGATGAGGTTACAGGGACGCCGGTAATTAATACCGGACAAGAAGACGCCTTCTTCGTTTGGAAAGAAGATACGGATAATGTTTGGCATATACAATGGACCGAGGCTACAAATGCAATTGGACCGGGTTTTTGGGGGCATATTGTATCCGATGGGAATTTTTCGCAAGTGAAGACTAATAGTTTAACATTACTTACAAATTACAAATCTACCCTTTATCGGAATAACGGGGATGGGTCTTTTACCGATGTAACCGAGGAATCACGTACGGGGCACATTGGCAATAACGGCGGGGCAGCATGGGGAGATTTCGATAATGATGGATATTTAGACTTATATGTTGTAGACGCAAGCGATATCCTGGGAAACAGGACAAATACCCTCTATCGTAATCTGGGAGACGGAACTTTCGAGGATATTACCGAGACGGCCGGGGTTGGCGCTGCAGATGCAGTTGGGCGTCATTACGGCGCCTCATGGGGAGACCTTAATAATGACGGAAATCTGGATTTGTTTTTGTCGAACGGATTTGGATGGGGATTTCCTCTATCAAATGGGAAGGCAATACTTTACAAAAATCCTGGGAATGGTAATAACTGGATAAAAATTAAATTGGTAGGCACAAAGAGTAACCGATCAGGAATTGGCGCCAGGGTAGTATTAAATACTTCTCAGGGGATTCAAACACGCCAGCTAAATGGGAATGGAGGTGAAGTTTATTCACAGGGGGTGTCCCCACTTCATTTTGGTTTGGGGAATATAAGTGTGGTAGATACTATTAATATATTCTGGCCAAGTGGCGCCGTCCAGACATTAAGCCAGATTTCAGCGAACCAGGAGCTAACAACTGTCGAGACGAATATAAATGACTCTATGGTAGCCCACTATCCGTTTGATGAGGGGGCAGGAGCGATTGCAACTGATGCGTCTGGCAACGGTAATGATGGCGCTGTGAACGGAGCCGCATGGACGACCGGGAAGAGTGGAAATGGATTAAGCTTTGATGGAATCAACGATTACGTATCAATTTCCCGTATGAATCATGAAGAGATTTCCATTGCTGCATGGTTCTATAAAAATGCAAATGATGCAACGGGTGTTGATGCCATATTTGGTGGATATGGATGGAATCCAAGTTTGCAACTTCGAGAGGGTTTTGATGTGCGATTTTATAAAACCGCACCTGATACACTTCAATTTATCCTCGTGACACAGGATGGAAGTGGAAATAAGACACAGAAAACTGCTATAAAGGATTTGGTCAATTCGGTTGGTGGTTGGTATCATGTAGTTGGCACTTACAACAAGGCTACAGGGAAACAGATGCTCTATGTAAATGGGCAGCTGGCCAATACTCGAACCCATCCGGCGGGGAATACGGTTGTGCCATTGACATTGTATTCCAACATGAGAATAGGGCATACAGGGTTTAATGGTTATTTTAATGGTACGATTGATGATGTTAGAATTTACAAACGTGCCTTGACCGACCAGGAAGTGCAGGATTTGTATAATGCCCTGTAG
- a CDS encoding LamG-like jellyroll fold domain-containing protein encodes MAIRHKLILGAISFTGILGFLFILSFPSFAQEWGSISIGTDTDGALEVSLENSKIRLKYGRFFGGHHYEHAIKDLVIKSVNEDQAGLYLDACANRGTLTTAVVVQDDANVKTVRLEWDNGAKVSEVSIYPDSHYIKTKYLKYGTNIVDQGSPGGGGSSSGVYEIYGASEWKRGYVIYPNIYFDRYPGDVGYQNITEIDQPGPLDYHGWFIMGVYNEANGRGFGRVAPVSQIDIIKLLWNKGFELFPTFNRTHSPYTAYLFVVTGGGANEILSRGKNLADGLGDNASPTVAITNPTEGTTFTTPTDIMITATASDIDGVVSKVEYYAGSTKLGETTSEPHILTWNNVTAGSYVLSAKATDNDGATTTSSAVNITVFKAGMVGYYKFDEGNGTIAIDSSIYGNNGTINGATWTTGKSEGALSFDGIDDFASVPLMNHDEVSIAAWFYKNANDTTNIDAIFGGYRWNSDVQLQEGFDLRFNKTAPDILQFNLVTQDGNGNRTQKTAVKDLVNSVGGWYHVVGTYNKATGEQKLYVNGLLVNTKFHAVGNTVVPLTYYSDMKIGNSGNNGYFNGEIDDVRLYNQALANQEVQDLYNTFSTGLHARYTFDEGSGVTATDTSGNGNDGAINGATWTTGKNGGALSFDGIDDFVSVPLMNHDEVSIAAWFYKNAKDTTNIDSIFGGYKWNSDVQQQEGFDLRFYKTTPDRLEFVLVTQDGSGNRTQKAAVKDLVNSVGSWYHVVGTYNKATGEQKLYVNGQLVNTRNHPAGNTVVPLTLYSDMKIGQSMISNGYFNGKIDDFRLYNQAMTDQEVQDLYNAFSTGLQASYPFDEGSGTVATDASGNGNDGAISGATWTEGKSGNGLSFNGASNYVSIPRMNNEELSIAAWFYKYANDTMSADAILSGHRWDSDVQLREGFDVRFYKTSPDRLEFVLITQDGSGNRTQKVAVKDLVNSVGSWYHVAGTYNKATGEQKLYVNGQLVNTRIHPAGNTVVPLTWYSDMRIGHSMNGNGYFNGKIDGVKIYNRALTDQEVQDLYNAL; translated from the coding sequence ATGGCTATTCGACATAAATTAATATTAGGGGCGATTTCTTTCACCGGCATATTAGGATTTTTATTCATTCTGTCTTTTCCCTCTTTTGCGCAAGAATGGGGAAGTATTAGCATTGGGACAGATACAGATGGAGCATTGGAAGTATCTCTAGAGAATAGTAAGATAAGACTGAAATATGGACGTTTTTTCGGCGGACACCATTATGAACATGCGATCAAGGATCTGGTAATCAAGAGTGTCAATGAGGATCAGGCAGGGCTTTACCTTGATGCATGCGCTAATCGTGGAACACTTACAACAGCGGTTGTTGTGCAGGATGATGCAAATGTCAAGACCGTTCGACTCGAGTGGGATAATGGAGCCAAGGTGTCAGAGGTATCAATCTATCCAGACAGTCATTATATAAAAACGAAATACCTAAAGTATGGCACAAATATTGTGGACCAGGGATCTCCTGGAGGCGGTGGTAGTAGTAGTGGGGTGTACGAAATATATGGCGCGAGTGAGTGGAAAAGAGGTTACGTAATTTATCCCAATATTTATTTTGATCGGTATCCGGGTGATGTGGGTTACCAAAATATTACCGAAATAGATCAACCAGGGCCTCTGGATTATCACGGATGGTTTATCATGGGTGTATACAACGAGGCAAATGGGAGAGGATTTGGTAGGGTAGCGCCTGTATCGCAGATAGATATTATAAAGCTTTTGTGGAACAAAGGCTTTGAACTTTTCCCTACTTTTAACAGGACACATTCACCCTACACTGCATATTTATTTGTCGTGACGGGTGGAGGCGCCAATGAAATACTCTCAAGGGGGAAAAATCTTGCTGATGGTTTGGGAGATAATGCATCGCCCACTGTGGCTATTACCAACCCGACTGAGGGGACGACATTTACAACACCAACGGACATAATGATAACGGCAACGGCCTCGGATATTGATGGTGTCGTGAGCAAGGTTGAGTATTACGCGGGGAGCACAAAACTTGGTGAAACAACTTCCGAACCTCACATTCTCACATGGAACAATGTAACCGCTGGCAGTTATGTACTCTCAGCAAAAGCAACAGATAACGATGGAGCAACGACGACTTCTAGCGCAGTGAATATTACCGTTTTTAAAGCCGGTATGGTAGGGTACTATAAATTTGATGAGGGGAACGGGACGATTGCTATTGATTCTTCAATCTACGGAAATAATGGTACCATCAATGGCGCCACATGGACAACGGGTAAAAGCGAGGGGGCGTTGAGTTTCGATGGGATTGATGATTTCGCGTCGGTTCCTCTGATGAATCATGACGAGGTTTCCATTGCTGCGTGGTTCTATAAAAATGCAAATGATACAACAAATATTGATGCCATATTCGGTGGATATAGGTGGAATTCAGATGTACAACTTCAGGAAGGCTTTGATTTACGATTTAACAAAACTGCTCCTGATATACTTCAATTCAACCTTGTGACACAGGATGGAAATGGGAATAGGACACAGAAAACCGCCGTAAAGGATTTAGTCAATTCAGTTGGTGGTTGGTATCATGTAGTTGGCACTTACAACAAGGCTACAGGGGAGCAGAAGCTCTATGTAAATGGACTGCTGGTTAATACCAAATTCCATGCGGTAGGAAATACGGTCGTGCCATTGACATATTATTCTGACATGAAAATAGGAAATTCCGGCAATAACGGTTACTTTAATGGCGAGATTGACGACGTCCGCCTTTACAATCAAGCCTTGGCCAACCAGGAAGTACAAGATTTGTATAACACCTTTAGCACGGGTTTGCATGCCCGCTATACATTCGATGAAGGAAGTGGGGTGACTGCAACCGATACATCAGGTAACGGCAACGATGGCGCTATCAATGGGGCCACATGGACAACCGGCAAGAATGGTGGGGCGTTGAGTTTTGATGGGATTGATGATTTCGTGTCGGTTCCTCTGATGAATCATGACGAGGTTTCCATTGCTGCATGGTTCTATAAAAATGCAAAGGATACAACGAATATTGATTCAATATTCGGTGGCTACAAATGGAATTCAGATGTGCAACAGCAGGAGGGTTTTGATCTGCGATTTTATAAAACCACACCCGATAGGCTTGAATTTGTCCTTGTGACACAGGATGGAAGTGGGAATAGGACGCAGAAGGCTGCTGTGAAGGATTTGGTCAATTCGGTGGGTAGCTGGTATCATGTAGTTGGCACTTACAACAAGGCTACAGGGGAGCAGAAGCTCTATGTAAATGGCCAGTTGGTTAATACACGAAACCATCCCGCAGGAAATACGGTTGTGCCATTGACATTATATTCTGACATGAAAATAGGGCAATCAATGATTAGTAACGGTTACTTTAATGGCAAGATTGACGACTTCCGCCTTTACAATCAAGCCATGACCGACCAGGAAGTACAAGATTTGTATAATGCCTTTAGCACGGGTTTGCAGGCCAGCTATCCGTTCGACGAAGGGAGTGGGACGGTTGCTACTGATGCGTCTGGCAACGGCAACGATGGCGCCATCAGTGGGGCCACATGGACAGAGGGGAAGAGTGGAAATGGGTTAAGCTTTAATGGCGCCAGCAATTATGTATCAATTCCCCGCATGAATAATGAAGAGCTTTCTATTGCCGCATGGTTCTATAAGTATGCAAATGATACAATGAGCGCTGATGCTATATTGAGTGGGCATAGATGGGATTCAGATGTGCAACTTCGGGAGGGTTTTGATGTGCGCTTTTATAAAACCTCGCCTGACAGGCTTGAATTTGTTCTTATAACACAGGATGGAAGTGGGAATAGGACGCAGAAAGTTGCAGTAAAGGATTTGGTCAATTCGGTGGGTAGCTGGTATCATGTAGCAGGTACTTACAACAAGGCTACAGGGGAGCAGAAGCTCTATGTAAATGGCCAGTTGGTTAATACACGAATCCATCCCGCGGGGAATACGGTTGTGCCATTGACATGGTATTCCGATATGAGAATAGGGCACTCAATGAATGGTAATGGTTACTTTAATGGCAAGATTGATGGCGTCAAAATCTATAATCGTGCCTTGACCGACCAGGAAGTGCAGGATTTGTATAATGCCTTGTGA
- a CDS encoding glycosyltransferase family 4 protein: MIRLLILGCKDFPPFYNKKIISGGMEVYTYELVKRLAGRLDISLIKGKNGKMNDKTFSKDIKVYDAAILGNSVLQPVSLTVSSFFKTLKLIKQTDVINAQTPLSALIGAFCKFFLKKPYVVCVHIFGSTKEHAGNNLFARVYFVIEKLTLNYADAVISVGDSLAKFLLDVHKLSQDKLFLIHPGMDFQEVKPDTDVLKKYGIGDEAFVLLYLGRFIKEKGIFDLVEAIKILKTRGIKVKLIFAGSGELVKEIREESSRSGIEEYISVIGPVLGDIKNQLIKRADLMIRTSYHEVFPITYLEAMSFGTPVIATPVGDVPYLAKISGAIELVPVNNPEKIADSIARLKASPAQLQKMSESGIKFIESISWEKQADKFQRVLESVIEKRQTR, translated from the coding sequence ATGATCCGCCTGCTTATTCTTGGATGTAAAGATTTTCCGCCATTCTATAACAAAAAAATAATCTCCGGAGGAATGGAAGTATATACGTATGAACTTGTGAAGAGACTTGCCGGACGGCTGGACATATCATTGATCAAAGGGAAAAACGGTAAAATGAACGATAAAACGTTTTCTAAAGATATCAAAGTGTATGATGCTGCAATTTTAGGAAATTCTGTTTTGCAGCCAGTAAGCCTGACCGTTTCCTCCTTCTTTAAGACACTAAAACTCATAAAACAGACCGATGTGATCAATGCACAAACCCCTTTAAGCGCTTTAATTGGAGCCTTTTGCAAGTTCTTTTTGAAAAAACCCTATGTCGTATGCGTTCACATTTTCGGTTCTACAAAAGAGCATGCCGGTAATAATCTTTTTGCCCGTGTATACTTTGTTATCGAGAAATTAACGCTGAATTATGCAGACGCGGTAATTTCGGTGGGGGATTCGCTTGCAAAATTTTTGCTGGATGTTCATAAGCTGTCTCAGGATAAACTCTTTCTGATTCATCCAGGAATGGATTTTCAGGAAGTAAAACCCGATACCGATGTTTTAAAAAAATACGGTATTGGGGATGAGGCCTTTGTATTGCTCTATCTTGGAAGGTTTATTAAAGAAAAAGGAATTTTTGATTTGGTAGAGGCGATAAAAATTTTGAAAACGAGGGGTATTAAGGTTAAGCTGATTTTCGCGGGAAGTGGTGAACTGGTAAAGGAAATCAGAGAAGAATCAAGCCGCTCTGGTATAGAAGAGTATATTTCCGTGATTGGTCCGGTTCTGGGTGACATCAAGAACCAATTAATAAAACGGGCGGATTTGATGATACGGACGTCTTATCACGAGGTATTTCCAATTACGTACTTAGAGGCGATGTCATTTGGAACGCCGGTGATAGCTACGCCCGTCGGTGATGTGCCCTATCTTGCTAAAATATCAGGCGCTATTGAACTGGTGCCAGTAAATAATCCCGAAAAAATTGCAGATAGTATAGCCAGGCTCAAAGCTTCGCCGGCGCAACTACAAAAAATGTCTGAAAGTGGGATAAAATTTATCGAAAGCATTTCGTGGGAAAAACAAGCTGACAAGTTTCAAAGGGTTTTGGAATCTGTTATCGAGAAGAGGCAAACAAGATGA
- a CDS encoding glycosyltransferase gives MGKRLLLICHTFLPIAGPRALRWGQFVKYLICQGYEIDILTTLASKKHPAYDEKLLDAIPKEVNVIRTYPGPIYSFSYDHLPPKSNGVKTFGTFLQTTVRSHIKKAFTRIVEPLLIPDKCIVWLPYALIALLKLKKKKYDLIISSGYPFTDHILGYYFKKWTGTKWIVDYGDPWSFYPGFHRWRYYIDKHIEGRLLKNIDHIIVTTESTAKGFVKHYPFLDPKGIDVISQGCDIRKYQEIIPEKGKIFRIVYTGSFYNGLREPYVFFEAIKSLSNQNVEVLIAGHIDSHYAKWVEEKQLNTKIIFLGHQNSQKVIALQKGADVLLLFGWLNGYQIPGKIYEYFGAQRPILAIKYDEQDIAAKIISKQKCGVVVNNRKEDIINVIQHLYNLKQSGQIENHFDHSSLAEYDWQSLARKLEKTIDGVIEHDKE, from the coding sequence ATGGGGAAAAGACTTCTTTTGATTTGTCACACGTTCCTTCCTATCGCCGGCCCGAGAGCCTTGCGTTGGGGGCAGTTTGTTAAATATTTAATTTGTCAGGGGTACGAAATTGATATCCTAACAACACTCGCGTCAAAAAAACATCCTGCTTATGATGAAAAGCTGCTTGATGCCATCCCAAAAGAGGTAAATGTCATTCGCACCTACCCGGGTCCAATTTATAGCTTTAGTTACGATCATTTACCTCCAAAAAGTAATGGAGTGAAGACCTTCGGGACATTTCTTCAAACTACAGTGCGAAGCCATATAAAGAAAGCTTTTACCAGGATTGTCGAACCCCTCCTCATCCCTGATAAATGCATCGTATGGCTGCCTTATGCGCTTATTGCGCTCCTGAAACTGAAAAAAAAGAAGTATGATCTCATTATTTCATCAGGGTACCCTTTTACCGATCATATCCTTGGTTATTATTTCAAAAAGTGGACAGGAACCAAATGGATTGTTGATTATGGAGATCCCTGGTCATTCTACCCGGGCTTCCATCGATGGAGATATTATATCGATAAACACATTGAAGGGCGCCTATTAAAAAACATAGACCATATCATAGTAACTACAGAATCGACGGCAAAAGGTTTTGTAAAACATTATCCGTTTCTCGACCCTAAAGGAATTGATGTTATTTCTCAGGGTTGTGATATTCGGAAATATCAGGAAATAATACCTGAAAAAGGTAAGATATTTCGTATAGTTTACACAGGTTCGTTTTATAATGGGCTTCGTGAGCCATACGTTTTTTTTGAAGCGATTAAATCCTTAAGCAATCAAAATGTGGAAGTATTAATAGCCGGGCATATTGACTCTCACTACGCTAAATGGGTCGAAGAAAAGCAATTGAACACAAAGATTATCTTTCTTGGCCATCAAAATTCCCAAAAAGTTATCGCATTACAAAAAGGCGCTGATGTATTATTGCTCTTTGGATGGTTGAATGGTTATCAGATACCAGGGAAAATCTATGAATACTTTGGCGCGCAACGTCCTATTTTAGCGATTAAATATGATGAGCAAGATATTGCGGCGAAGATCATTAGTAAACAAAAATGTGGTGTGGTGGTGAATAATAGAAAAGAAGATATAATCAATGTCATTCAGCATTTGTATAATCTGAAACAGTCGGGACAAATTGAAAATCATTTTGATCATTCTTCTCTGGCAGAATATGATTGGCAATCGTTAGCGAGGAAACTGGAAAAAACCATTGATGGTGTTATTGAACATGATAAGGAATAG
- a CDS encoding B12-binding domain-containing radical SAM protein — MKIALLQTKSRKKGFVNKDVSGGMGTVSHFGDSFMARILTFLKKEGINYPVLAMGYLAGILKERGHVVSVVSDAVPPEETDLVIIYSSIVDFRNEIEYVRRIKEQICAKICIVGPFATVKPEIYLPHVDFVIKGEPESFFMKFDLRSPLPNGIVEAGIVENLDTLPFPDWEIFPLDSFKYKPYFMFSKGKRFFPIVSSRGCTFSCASYCPYPITAGKKWRDRSPNNVVDEIEFLVRKLNACLLLFRDPIFTINKERVSLIAREIMKRNIDVHYVCETHLNCLDEALIDLLYDSGLRAIKVGIESANKTILSNTGRKPINTEHQERILSYCDKKKIAVTAFYILGLPDDTEQSILETIEYAKKLNTIGAQFTISTPYPGTQFFQDMDKANLILDYDFENYDIHTPVYKHKNLSKEQLIKLKGKAYNSYYFRLKWISKFIKTKVLAS; from the coding sequence ATGAAAATAGCGCTTTTACAAACAAAGTCCCGGAAAAAAGGTTTTGTCAATAAAGATGTTTCAGGCGGCATGGGAACGGTCAGTCATTTTGGCGATTCGTTCATGGCGAGAATTTTGACATTTTTGAAGAAAGAAGGGATTAATTATCCGGTCCTTGCCATGGGCTATCTTGCGGGAATACTGAAAGAACGAGGTCATGTGGTTTCCGTGGTCAGTGATGCAGTGCCTCCGGAGGAAACTGATTTGGTTATTATCTATAGTTCTATAGTGGATTTTAGAAATGAAATCGAGTACGTGAGGAGAATTAAGGAACAGATATGCGCCAAAATTTGTATCGTCGGCCCTTTCGCGACAGTAAAGCCGGAGATTTATTTGCCACATGTTGATTTTGTAATAAAAGGAGAACCTGAGTCATTTTTCATGAAATTTGATTTACGCTCTCCACTTCCAAACGGTATTGTTGAAGCCGGTATCGTAGAAAACCTTGATACATTGCCGTTTCCGGATTGGGAGATTTTCCCCCTGGATAGTTTCAAATATAAGCCCTATTTCATGTTCTCCAAAGGTAAACGGTTTTTTCCTATTGTGTCAAGCCGAGGTTGCACGTTCTCTTGTGCAAGTTATTGCCCGTATCCTATCACGGCTGGGAAAAAATGGCGTGATAGAAGTCCAAACAATGTGGTAGATGAGATTGAGTTCCTCGTAAGGAAATTAAACGCGTGTCTCCTTCTCTTCAGAGATCCCATATTTACCATTAACAAGGAAAGGGTCTCTCTTATTGCAAGAGAAATAATGAAAAGAAACATAGATGTCCATTATGTTTGTGAAACTCACCTGAATTGTCTGGATGAAGCGCTGATTGATCTGCTTTACGATTCAGGATTGCGCGCAATAAAGGTTGGCATCGAGTCTGCCAACAAAACAATCCTGAGCAATACGGGAAGAAAACCAATTAATACCGAACATCAGGAACGAATTTTGAGTTACTGTGACAAAAAGAAAATCGCAGTGACCGCATTTTATATTTTAGGCTTGCCCGACGATACGGAACAATCAATCTTAGAGACGATTGAATACGCCAAAAAACTCAATACCATTGGCGCACAATTTACTATCAGCACCCCATATCCCGGAACACAGTTCTTCCAGGACATGGATAAGGCGAATCTCATTCTGGATTATGACTTTGAAAATTATGATATCCATACGCCGGTGTATAAGCACAAAAATCTTTCCAAAGAGCAGCTAATCAAACTGAAAGGGAAGGCATATAATTCCTATTATTTTAGACTTAAGTGGATATCGAAATTTATTAAGACTAAGGTATTGGCGTCATGA